One Brassica napus cultivar Da-Ae chromosome C4, Da-Ae, whole genome shotgun sequence genomic region harbors:
- the LOC106394550 gene encoding probable WRKY transcription factor 46 isoform X2, producing the protein MLMEEKLVVKELEKGKELANQLMNNFKNPSSSSKDSNEVLISEILRCFENTIARMMSLEKKTLKRSHERSNQSNKKRMLEKKKTENVKICVGTGQEGTPLDDGHCWRKYGQKDIHGSKNPRGYYRCTHRFTRGCLAVKQVQKSDINPMCYEVKYVESHTCDITPSSTKHSLPVSQEEERKLHDAKQCEDTMKHMKPEELRLSIEDLDYKKDIFRTFSFSNPEMDDDFVEWKDLMENLSPTTSESGITNEFHISPTDDSCFSSLENILGSTQDLSWM; encoded by the exons ATGTTAATGGAAGAAAAGCTTGTGGTTAAGGAGCTGGAGAAAGGGAAAGAGTTAGCGAATCAGCTGAtgaacaatttcaaaaacccttcctCGTCTTCTAAGGATTCAAATGAGGTTTTGATATCGGAGATCCTCAGATGTTTCGAAAACACAATAGCTAGGATGATGAGTCTTGAAAAgaaaactcttaagagaagcCATGAGAGAAGTAATCAGAGTAACAAGAAGAG AATGCTGGAGAAGAAAAAGACGGAGAACGTGAAGATTTGTGTCGGAACAGGACAAGAAGGAACTCCACTTGATGATGGTCACTGCTGGAGAAAATATGGTCAGAAAGATATTCATGGATCCAAGAACCCTAG AGGATACTATAGATGTACACATCGGTTCACAAGAGGTTGCTTGGCGGTGAAGCAAGTtcaaaaatcagacataaaccCTATGTGCTATGAAGTCAAGTATGTAGAGAGTCACACATGTGATATCACTCCATCAAGCACCAAACACTCTCTTCCTGTgtctcaagaagaagaaagaaagctaCATGATGCAAAGCAGTGTGAAGACACGATGAAACACATGAAACCTGAAGAGTTGAGGTTAAGTATTGAAGATCTTGATTACAAGAAGGATATCTTCAGGACGTTTTCATTCTCAAATCCTGAGATGGATGATGATTTCGTGGAATGGAAAGATCTGATGGAGAATCTGTCACCTACAACCTCAGAATCTGGAATCACCAACGAGTTTCATATTTCGCCAACGGATGattcatgtttctcttctttggAAAACATTCTCGGTTCAACTCAAGATTTGTCGTGGATGTAA
- the LOC125585222 gene encoding kinesin-like protein KIN-5B, with the protein MVGREKLGRLTRACLRWGRVINALVEHSSHIPYRDSELTRLLQDSLGGKTKTCIIATISPSAHSLEETLSTLDYAYRAKNIKNKPEANQKLTKAVLLKYLYLELERTKKDVRAARDRKALHTLLSHVYHQMS; encoded by the exons ATGGTAGGGCGAGAGAAGCTGGGGAGATTAACAAGAGCTTGCTTACGCTGGGGGCGTGTGATCAATGCGCTTGTGGAACATTCTTCCCATATACCTTACAG GGATAGTGAGCTGACAAGGCTTTTACAAGACTCTCTAGGAGGGAAGACAAAGACTTGTATCATTGCTACAATCTCACCATCTGCTCATTCCTTGGAAGAAACTTTAAGCACTTTGGATTATGCCTATCGTGCCAAGAACATTAAGAACAAACCTGAG GCAAACCAGAAGTTAACCAAAGCTGTGTTGCTTAAATACCTTTACTTGGAGCTTGAGAGAACAAAAAAAG ATGTAAGAGCGGCAAGGGATAGAAAAGCTTTACACACATTACTTTCTCATGTATATCATCAGATGAGCTAG
- the LOC106394550 gene encoding probable WRKY transcription factor 46 isoform X1, which produces MLMEEKLVVKELEKGKELANQLMNNFKNPSSSSKDSNEVLISEILRCFENTIARMMSLEKKTLKRSHERSNQSNKKSRMLEKKKTENVKICVGTGQEGTPLDDGHCWRKYGQKDIHGSKNPRGYYRCTHRFTRGCLAVKQVQKSDINPMCYEVKYVESHTCDITPSSTKHSLPVSQEEERKLHDAKQCEDTMKHMKPEELRLSIEDLDYKKDIFRTFSFSNPEMDDDFVEWKDLMENLSPTTSESGITNEFHISPTDDSCFSSLENILGSTQDLSWM; this is translated from the exons ATGTTAATGGAAGAAAAGCTTGTGGTTAAGGAGCTGGAGAAAGGGAAAGAGTTAGCGAATCAGCTGAtgaacaatttcaaaaacccttcctCGTCTTCTAAGGATTCAAATGAGGTTTTGATATCGGAGATCCTCAGATGTTTCGAAAACACAATAGCTAGGATGATGAGTCTTGAAAAgaaaactcttaagagaagcCATGAGAGAAGTAATCAGAGTAACAAGAAGAG CAGAATGCTGGAGAAGAAAAAGACGGAGAACGTGAAGATTTGTGTCGGAACAGGACAAGAAGGAACTCCACTTGATGATGGTCACTGCTGGAGAAAATATGGTCAGAAAGATATTCATGGATCCAAGAACCCTAG AGGATACTATAGATGTACACATCGGTTCACAAGAGGTTGCTTGGCGGTGAAGCAAGTtcaaaaatcagacataaaccCTATGTGCTATGAAGTCAAGTATGTAGAGAGTCACACATGTGATATCACTCCATCAAGCACCAAACACTCTCTTCCTGTgtctcaagaagaagaaagaaagctaCATGATGCAAAGCAGTGTGAAGACACGATGAAACACATGAAACCTGAAGAGTTGAGGTTAAGTATTGAAGATCTTGATTACAAGAAGGATATCTTCAGGACGTTTTCATTCTCAAATCCTGAGATGGATGATGATTTCGTGGAATGGAAAGATCTGATGGAGAATCTGTCACCTACAACCTCAGAATCTGGAATCACCAACGAGTTTCATATTTCGCCAACGGATGattcatgtttctcttctttggAAAACATTCTCGGTTCAACTCAAGATTTGTCGTGGATGTAA
- the LOC106393294 gene encoding phospholipase A1 PLIP1, chloroplastic-like, giving the protein MAFNAAMASPPPAAAANDVFKEHFGLRRSLSGQDLVVKAGGIRRSSSDNHLCCNNRIRAVSVRPGQGMKSSRSVGVFSFQISSSIIPSPIKTLLFETEDDKDSDDEPEVQPNLDGVKKANWVQRLLEIRRQWKKETKTENVNGDVVSEHENVTCGCEDGEGCVADYENGDWERESFSKLLVRVSWSDAKQLSQLAYLCNVAYTIPEIKGEDLRRNYGLKFVTSSLEKKAKAALLREKLEQDSTRVPVVTSPESESEKPQQRSSSSSAYNIAASAASYIHSCKEVDSSDLSNPYKSAAAAQAAASTMTAVVAAGEDEKLEAARELQSLQSSPCEWFVCDDLSSYTRCFVIQGSDSLASWKANLFFEPTKFEDTDVLVHRGIYEAAKGIYEQFLPEITEHLSLHGDRARFQFTGHSLGGSLSLIVNLMLLSRGLVSSEAMKPVVTFGSPFVFCGGEKILEELGLDESHVHCVMMHRDIVPRAFSCNYPDHVALVLKRLNGTFRTHPCLNKNKLLYSPMGKVFILQPSESVSPTHPWLPPGNALYVLDKNNEDYSPTALRGFLNRPHPLETLSQRAAYGSEGSVLRDHDSKNYVKAVNGVIRQHTKLIVRKVRRQRSTIWPVLTSAEPNSSVNDWSLTATEEIMTRA; this is encoded by the exons ATGGCGTTTAATGCGGCTATGGCGTCTCCACCCCCAGCGGCTGCTGCCAACGACGTTTTCAAAGAGCATTTTGGCCTTCGTAGATCGTTGTCCGGTCAAGATCTCGTCGTGAAAGCTGGTGGTATACGTAGATCGAGTTCCGACAATCACTTGTGTTGTAACAACAGGATACGTGCTGTGTCTGTACGTCCTGGTCAGGGAATGAAAAGCAGCCGATCTGTAGGAGTGTTCTCGTTTCAAATATCGAGCTCTATAATCCCTAGTCCAATAAAAACATTGCTATTTGAAACTGAGGACGATAAAGATAGTGATGATGAGCCTGAGGTCCAGCCGAATCTTGATGGAGTCAAGAAAGCGAACTGGGTCCAGAGGTTGCTCGAGATAAGGAGACAGTGgaagaaagagacaaaaacAGAGAATGTAAACGGTGATGTTGTGTCGGAGCATGAAAACGTTACGTGCGGTTGCGAAGATGGGGAAGGTTGCGTCGCGGATTACGAAAACGGCGATTGGGAACGCGAATCGTTTTCTAAGTTGCTTGTTAGGGTTTCTTGGTCGGACGCTAAACAGCTTTCTCAGTTAGCTTACTTGTGTAACGTGGCTTACACGATACCTGAGATCAAGGGTGAGGATTTGAGAAGAAACTACGGGTTAAAGTTTGTTACATCTTCACTAGAGAAGAAAGCCAAAGCAGCGTTACTTCGAGAGAAACTCGAGCAAGACTCGACACGGGTTCCTGTTGTTACATCGCCTGAATCAGAATCAGAGAAGCCTCAGCAAcgatcatcttcatcttcagctTACAATATTGCTGCTTCAGCTGCTTCATACATTCACTCGTGCAAAGAGGTTGATTCTTCAGACTTGAGCAACCCATATAAATCAGCGGCTGCGGCTCAGGCGGCAGCGTCTACGATGACCGCGGTGGTTGCTGCGGGTGaggatgagaagctagaagcgGCAAGGGAGTTGCAGTCGCTACAATCTTCTCCTTGTGAGTGGTTTGTGTGTGACGATCTAAGCTCATACACTAGGTGCTTTGTGATTCAG GGTTCTGATTCTTTAGCTTCTTGGAAAGCAAACCTCTTCTTTGAGCCAACTAAATTTGAG GACACTGATGTTTTAGTCCATAGAGGAATCTACGAGGCAGCAAAAGGAATATACGAACAGTTCTTACCTGAAATAACCGAACATTTGTCTCTACACGGAGATAGAGCCAGGTTTCAGTTTACAGGTCATTCTCTTGGAGGCAGTCTCTCGTTAATTGTGAATCTGATGCTGCTCAGTAGAGGACTCGTTAGTTCTGAAGCAATGAAACCTGTGGTCACGTTTGGTTCGCCGTTTGTGTTTTGTGGTGGTGAGAAGATTCTAGAGGAGCTTGGTCTTGACGAGAGTCATGTTCACTGTGTGATGATGCATAGAGATATCGTCCCACGAGCCTTCTCCTGTAATTACCCTGACCATGTGGCTCTCGTCCTCAAACGTTTGAACGGGACGTTCCGTACACACCCTTGTctcaacaaaaat AAACTGCTGTATTCACCAATGGGGAAAGTATTTATCTTACAACCAAGTGAGAGCGTCTCACCAACGCACCCTTGGCTACCGCCGGGAAACGCTCTCTACGTTTTAGACAAGAACAACGAAGATTACTCTCCTACGGCGTTGCGTGGGTTTCTAAACCGCCCACACCCACTTGAAACGCTGAGCCAACGCGCCGCTTATGGCTCAGAAGGTTCGGTGTTGAGAGACCACGACTCTAAAAACTACGTCAAAGCCGTGAACGGAGTTATCCGGCAGCACACGAAGCTCATTGTTAGAAAAGTGAGGAGACAGAGGAGTACTATTTGGCCTGTGCTAACGTCAGCAGAACCGAACTCTTCAGTCAATGACTGGAGTCTGACGGCGACTGAGGAGATCATGACACGTGCCTAG